A genomic region of Mycobacterium senriense contains the following coding sequences:
- a CDS encoding RelA/SpoT family protein: MAEENSAAQALDAPTKVSEPPAITQPMEAPEPPTESLKTSSSASRRVRARLARRMTAQRSTLNPVLEPLVAVHREIYPKANVSLLQRAFEVADQRHASQLRHSGDPYITHPLAVATILAELGMDTTTLVAALLHDTVEDTGYTLDALSEEFGDEVGHLVDGVTKLDRVVLGSAAEGETIRKMITAMARDPRVLVIKVADRLHNMRTMRFLPPEKQARKARETLEVIAPLAHRLGMASVKWELEDLSFAILHPKKYEEIVRLVAGRAPSRDTYLAKVRAEIVNTLNASKIKATVEGRPKHYWSIYQKMIVKGRDFDDIHDLVGIRILCDEIRDCYAAVGVVHSLWQPMAGRFKDYIAQPRYGVYQSLHTTVVGPEGKPLEVQIRTRDMHRTAEYGIAAHWRYKEAKGRNGLPHPHAAAEIDDMAWMRQLLDWQREAADPGEFLESLRYDLAVQEIFVFTPKGDVITLPNGSTPVDFAYAVHTEVGHRCIGARVNGRLVALERKLENGEVVEVFTSKAANAGPSRDWQQFVVSPRAKAKIRQWFAKERREEALESGKDAMAREVRRGGLPLQRLVNGETLAAVARELHYTDVSALYTAIGEGHVSARHVVQRLLAELGGIDQAEEDLAERSTPTTMLRRPRSSDDVGVSVPGAPGVLTKLAKCCTPVPGDQIMGFVTRGGGVSVHRTDCTNAASLQQQSERIIEVHWAPSPSSVFLVAIQVEALDRHRLLSDVTRVLADEKVNILSASVTTSGDRVAISRFTFEMGDPKHLGHLLNVVRNVEGVYDVYRVTSAA; encoded by the coding sequence GTGGCGGAGGAAAACAGCGCGGCGCAAGCGCTCGACGCGCCCACTAAGGTCTCAGAGCCGCCGGCCATCACGCAGCCGATGGAGGCCCCGGAGCCACCGACCGAATCCCTGAAAACGTCCAGCAGCGCGTCGCGTCGGGTCCGGGCCAGGCTGGCCCGCCGGATGACGGCGCAGCGCAGCACGCTTAACCCGGTGCTGGAACCGCTCGTTGCGGTGCACCGGGAGATCTACCCGAAGGCGAACGTGTCGCTGCTGCAGCGCGCCTTCGAGGTCGCCGACCAGCGGCACGCCAGCCAGCTACGGCATTCCGGCGACCCCTACATCACCCACCCGCTGGCCGTCGCGACCATTCTGGCCGAATTGGGTATGGACACCACGACGTTGGTGGCCGCGCTGCTGCACGACACGGTCGAGGACACCGGGTACACCCTGGACGCTTTGAGCGAGGAATTCGGCGACGAGGTGGGCCATCTGGTCGATGGCGTCACCAAACTGGACCGGGTGGTACTGGGCAGCGCCGCCGAGGGCGAGACCATCCGCAAGATGATCACCGCGATGGCGCGCGACCCGCGTGTGCTGGTGATCAAGGTCGCCGACCGGCTGCACAACATGCGCACCATGCGGTTCCTGCCGCCGGAGAAGCAGGCGCGCAAAGCCCGTGAGACGCTGGAAGTTATTGCGCCCCTTGCGCATCGGCTGGGTATGGCCAGCGTCAAGTGGGAACTCGAAGACCTGTCGTTCGCCATCTTGCATCCCAAGAAGTACGAGGAGATCGTTCGGCTGGTCGCCGGGCGCGCGCCATCGCGGGACACCTACCTGGCCAAGGTGCGCGCCGAGATCGTCAACACCCTGAACGCCTCGAAGATCAAGGCGACGGTGGAGGGGCGACCGAAGCACTACTGGTCCATCTACCAGAAGATGATCGTCAAGGGCCGCGACTTCGACGACATCCACGACCTGGTCGGCATCCGCATCCTGTGCGACGAGATCCGGGACTGCTATGCCGCTGTCGGCGTGGTGCATTCGCTGTGGCAGCCGATGGCGGGGCGGTTCAAGGATTACATCGCGCAGCCGCGGTACGGCGTCTACCAGTCGCTGCACACCACCGTCGTGGGGCCGGAGGGTAAGCCGCTGGAGGTGCAGATCCGGACCCGCGACATGCACCGCACCGCCGAATACGGCATCGCCGCGCACTGGCGCTACAAGGAGGCCAAGGGGCGCAACGGCCTTCCGCATCCGCACGCCGCCGCCGAGATCGACGACATGGCCTGGATGCGCCAGTTGCTCGACTGGCAACGGGAGGCCGCGGACCCGGGCGAGTTCCTGGAGTCCCTGCGCTATGACCTTGCCGTACAGGAGATCTTCGTGTTCACGCCCAAGGGCGACGTGATCACCCTGCCAAACGGTTCGACGCCGGTGGACTTCGCGTATGCGGTGCACACCGAGGTCGGACACCGCTGCATCGGCGCCCGGGTGAACGGCCGGCTGGTGGCGCTGGAGCGCAAGCTGGAAAACGGGGAAGTCGTCGAGGTTTTCACCTCCAAGGCGGCCAACGCCGGGCCGTCGAGGGACTGGCAGCAGTTCGTGGTCTCACCACGCGCCAAGGCCAAGATCCGGCAGTGGTTCGCCAAGGAACGCCGCGAGGAGGCGCTCGAGTCCGGCAAGGACGCCATGGCCCGCGAGGTGCGTCGCGGCGGACTTCCGTTGCAGCGCTTGGTCAATGGCGAGACGCTGGCGGCGGTGGCGCGCGAGCTGCACTACACCGACGTGTCCGCGCTCTACACGGCGATCGGTGAGGGGCATGTGTCGGCCCGGCACGTCGTGCAGCGGCTGCTGGCCGAACTCGGTGGCATCGACCAGGCCGAGGAGGACCTCGCCGAACGGTCCACGCCGACAACGATGTTGCGCCGCCCGCGCAGCAGTGACGACGTCGGCGTCTCGGTCCCCGGCGCCCCGGGCGTGCTCACCAAGCTGGCGAAATGCTGCACCCCGGTGCCCGGCGACCAGATCATGGGGTTCGTCACCCGCGGCGGTGGGGTGAGCGTGCACCGCACCGACTGCACCAACGCGGCCTCGTTGCAGCAGCAGTCCGAGCGCATCATCGAAGTGCACTGGGCGCCGTCGCCGTCGTCGGTGTTTCTGGTGGCCATCCAGGTCGAGGCGCTCGACCGGCACCGGCTGCTGTCGGACGTCACGCGGGTGCTGGCCGACGAGAAGGTCAACATCCTGTCCGCGTCGGTCACCACCTCCGGCGACCGAGTTGCGATCAGCCGCTTCACCTTTGAGATGGGCGACCCCAAGCATCTCGGACATCTGCTCAACGTCGTGCGCAACGTCGAAGGCGTTTACGACGTCTACCGCGTCACGTCCGCGGCGTGA
- a CDS encoding adenine phosphoribosyltransferase, which translates to MTSAGERAPVADLIASLTRKVADFPKPGIQFKDLTPVFADATAMTAITGALAEIASGADLVAGIEARGFLLAAAVADRLQTGVLAIRKAGKLPPPVHAERYDLEYGSATLEIPADGIDLRGRDVVIIDDVLASGGTLAASARLLGRAGANVLAAAVVFELGALRGREAVAPLAVHSLTCE; encoded by the coding sequence ATGACGAGCGCCGGCGAGCGGGCGCCGGTCGCCGACCTGATCGCGTCGCTGACGCGCAAGGTGGCCGATTTCCCCAAGCCCGGTATCCAGTTCAAGGACCTGACCCCGGTGTTCGCGGACGCGACGGCGATGACGGCGATCACCGGCGCATTGGCCGAGATCGCGTCCGGTGCGGATCTGGTGGCCGGCATCGAGGCGCGGGGATTCCTGCTGGCCGCGGCCGTCGCCGACCGGCTGCAGACCGGCGTGCTGGCCATTCGCAAGGCCGGCAAGTTGCCGCCGCCGGTGCACGCCGAGCGCTACGACCTGGAATACGGCAGCGCGACGCTGGAGATCCCCGCCGACGGGATCGACCTGCGCGGGCGCGACGTGGTGATCATCGACGACGTGCTGGCCAGCGGCGGTACCCTGGCCGCGTCGGCGCGGCTGCTCGGGCGCGCCGGGGCCAACGTGCTGGCAGCGGCGGTGGTGTTCGAACTCGGCGCGCTGCGCGGCCGCGAAGCGGTCGCGCCGTTGGCGGTACACAGCCTGACTTGCGAGTAG
- a CDS encoding ABC transporter substrate-binding protein encodes MATGYRGTGADRGALISRRALAGWTGAGLAVVLAAVVTLTACAGSAASQIDYVVDGPLSTYNTNTVAGAASAGAQAFARTLTGFSYHGPDGQTVADRDFGTVSVVGGTPLVLDYQIADNAVYSDGKPVTCDDIVLAWAAQSGKFPDFHAATQAGYLDIANVECMPGQKKARVSFIPDRGVVDYAQLFTATTLMPSHVIADQLNVDVTAALLSNNGPLVQQIAKLWNTIWDLKPGIDVKRFPSSGPYKIESVLDGGAVVLVANDRWWGPKAITKRVTVWSQGPDIQDRVNSRNVDVVDVAAGSSGALTTPDNYERSDGPSDGVEQLIFAPQGPLAAPKARRAVALCTPRDSLAKDAGTPIANSRLDPVADDAVSAGDGAAEAEPFSKADPVAARNALGGAPLTVRIGYRGPNARLAVNVGVITKACAAAGVTVVGVILDGPGPQALRDGKIDALLASTGGATGSGSTGSSALDAYALHTGNGNNLSGYSNPQVDNAISALAVSADAAERSRLLTESAPVLWGDMPTLPLYRQQRTLLTSKKMYAVSKNPTRWGAGWNMDRWALIQ; translated from the coding sequence ATGGCCACCGGGTACCGGGGAACTGGGGCCGATCGTGGCGCGCTCATCAGCCGTCGGGCCCTCGCGGGGTGGACCGGCGCCGGATTGGCGGTAGTGCTGGCGGCCGTTGTCACGCTGACTGCTTGCGCAGGCAGCGCCGCCTCCCAGATCGACTACGTGGTCGACGGCCCGCTGTCCACCTACAACACCAACACCGTGGCCGGCGCCGCCTCGGCCGGCGCGCAGGCGTTCGCCCGCACGCTCACCGGCTTCAGCTATCACGGCCCCGACGGCCAAACCGTCGCCGACCGTGACTTCGGCACCGTGTCGGTGGTGGGCGGCACGCCGCTGGTGCTGGACTACCAGATCGCCGACAACGCCGTCTACTCCGATGGCAAGCCGGTGACCTGCGACGACATCGTGCTCGCCTGGGCGGCCCAGTCCGGCAAGTTCCCCGATTTCCATGCCGCCACCCAGGCCGGCTACCTCGACATCGCCAACGTCGAATGCATGCCCGGGCAAAAGAAGGCCCGGGTCTCTTTCATCCCGGACCGCGGCGTCGTCGACTACGCCCAGCTGTTCACCGCGACCACGCTGATGCCGTCGCACGTCATCGCCGACCAGCTCAACGTCGACGTGACCGCGGCCCTGCTCAGCAACAACGGGCCGCTGGTGCAGCAGATCGCGAAGCTGTGGAACACCATCTGGGACCTCAAGCCCGGCATCGACGTCAAGCGTTTCCCGTCGTCGGGGCCGTACAAGATCGAGTCGGTGCTGGACGGCGGCGCCGTGGTGCTCGTCGCCAACGACCGCTGGTGGGGGCCCAAGGCGATCACGAAGCGGGTCACCGTGTGGTCGCAGGGACCCGACATCCAGGACCGGGTTAACAGCCGCAACGTCGACGTGGTCGACGTCGCCGCGGGTTCCTCGGGGGCGTTGACCACGCCGGACAACTACGAGCGCTCGGACGGGCCGTCAGACGGCGTCGAGCAGCTGATCTTCGCCCCGCAGGGCCCGCTGGCGGCGCCCAAGGCCCGGCGCGCGGTCGCGCTGTGCACGCCCCGCGATTCGCTGGCCAAGGACGCGGGGACGCCGATCGCCAACTCGCGGCTGGACCCGGTCGCCGATGACGCCGTGTCGGCCGGTGACGGGGCCGCCGAGGCCGAACCGTTCAGCAAGGCCGATCCGGTCGCCGCGCGCAACGCGCTGGGCGGCGCGCCCCTGACGGTGCGGATCGGGTACCGGGGGCCCAACGCGCGGCTGGCGGTCAACGTCGGCGTCATCACCAAGGCGTGCGCCGCGGCGGGTGTCACCGTCGTCGGCGTCATCCTGGACGGCCCGGGCCCGCAGGCGCTTCGCGACGGCAAGATCGACGCGTTGCTGGCCAGCACCGGCGGCGCCACCGGCAGCGGGTCGACGGGGTCGTCGGCGCTCGATGCCTACGCCCTGCACACCGGCAACGGCAACAACCTGTCCGGTTACTCGAATCCCCAGGTCGACAACGCGATCAGCGCGCTGGCCGTTTCGGCCGACGCCGCCGAACGATCCCGGCTGTTGACCGAATCCGCCCCGGTGCTGTGGGGCGACATGCCCACCCTGCCGCTGTACCGGCAGCAGCGCACGCTGTTGACCTCGAAGAAGATGTACGCGGTCAGCAAGAACCCGACGCGGTGGGGCGCGGGCTGGAACATGGACCGATGGGCGCTGATCCAGTGA
- the secF gene encoding protein translocase subunit SecF → MTPSKASKDATEITEASEGATELTDSGAAGQPHHGFLSRLYTGTGAFEVVGRRRLWFGISGAIVAIAVLSILLRGFTFGIDFNGGTTVSMPAAGQAGTVQTAQVSEVFRKAIGKDPEAVVVVGNGAGATVQIRSETLTNDQTTKLRNALFDAFKPKGADGKPSKQAISDAAVSETWGDQITDKALIALAVFLVLVGVYIMIRYERYMAVSALTTMVFDLSVTAGVYSLVGFEVTPATVIGLLTILGFSLYDTVIVFDKVEENTHGFQHTTRRTFAEQANLAINQTFMRSINTSLISVLPVLALMVVAVWLLGVGTLKDLALVQLVGILVGTYSSIFFATPLLVTLRERTELVRTHTRRVMRRRSPGSRATAETGDDDAETAEEAEEAATAEPSKPAPSKPAPGARPVRPTGTRRPTGKRNVGRR, encoded by the coding sequence ATGACTCCCTCCAAAGCCTCCAAAGACGCAACCGAGATCACCGAAGCATCCGAGGGCGCAACCGAGTTGACCGATAGTGGCGCCGCCGGGCAGCCGCACCACGGCTTCCTGTCGCGCCTCTACACGGGCACCGGCGCGTTCGAGGTGGTCGGCCGGCGCCGGTTGTGGTTCGGCATCAGCGGCGCGATCGTCGCCATCGCCGTCCTGTCCATCCTGTTGCGGGGCTTCACCTTCGGCATCGACTTCAACGGCGGCACGACGGTGTCGATGCCCGCCGCCGGGCAGGCCGGCACCGTGCAGACCGCACAGGTCTCGGAGGTGTTCCGCAAGGCCATCGGCAAGGACCCGGAGGCGGTGGTCGTCGTCGGCAACGGCGCGGGCGCGACCGTGCAGATCCGCTCGGAAACGCTGACCAACGACCAGACCACGAAGCTGCGCAACGCCCTGTTCGACGCCTTCAAACCCAAGGGCGCCGACGGTAAGCCCAGCAAGCAGGCCATCAGCGACGCGGCCGTCTCCGAGACCTGGGGCGACCAGATCACCGATAAGGCGCTGATCGCGCTCGCCGTCTTCCTGGTGCTGGTCGGCGTGTACATCATGATCCGCTACGAGCGGTACATGGCCGTCTCCGCGCTGACCACGATGGTTTTCGACCTGAGCGTCACCGCCGGGGTGTACTCGCTGGTCGGTTTCGAGGTCACGCCGGCCACCGTCATCGGCTTGCTGACGATTCTCGGTTTCTCCCTCTACGACACGGTCATCGTGTTCGACAAGGTGGAGGAGAACACCCACGGATTCCAGCACACCACCCGGCGCACCTTCGCCGAGCAGGCCAACCTGGCGATCAACCAGACGTTCATGCGTTCGATCAACACCAGCCTGATCAGCGTGCTGCCGGTGCTGGCGCTGATGGTCGTGGCGGTGTGGCTGCTGGGCGTCGGCACGCTCAAGGACCTGGCGCTGGTGCAGCTGGTCGGCATCCTGGTCGGCACCTACTCGTCGATCTTCTTCGCCACCCCGCTGCTGGTCACGCTGCGCGAGCGCACCGAGCTGGTGCGCACCCACACCCGACGCGTGATGCGGCGGCGCAGCCCCGGCTCGCGCGCGACCGCCGAGACCGGCGACGACGACGCCGAGACCGCCGAGGAGGCGGAAGAAGCGGCGACGGCCGAGCCGTCCAAGCCCGCGCCGAGCAAGCCGGCACCGGGCGCCCGTCCCGTGCGGCCGACCGGGACCCGTCGTCCCACCGGCAAGCGGAACGTCGGCCGGCGGTAG
- the secD gene encoding protein translocase subunit SecD, whose product MASSSAPVHPARYLSVFLLLLVGVYLLVFLTGDKRAAPKLGIDLQGGTRVTLTARTPDGSKPSREALAQAQQIIGARVNGLGVSGSEVVVDGDNLIITVPGNDGSQARNLGQTARLYIRPVLNSMPAQGAEPKPPARQPAPAQPAPGQPAPAQPAPGQPAPGQPAPGQPAPGQPAPGQPAPAQPAPAHPGAQPRPYPQDPPPTPSPAPPAPGAPAPAPAPAAPAEEAPPAEAPAPPDPRKELADRIAEEKKWRQSTRQGIQFLALQFQATRCDKEDILAGNDDPALPLVTCSTDHKVAYLLGPSIISGDQIQDASASQNQRGIGYVVDLQFKSGAASTWADFTAAHIGTQTAFTLDSQVVSAPMIQEAIPGGRTQISGGDPPFTAATAKQLANVLKYGSLPLSFESSEAQTVSATLGLTSLRAGLIAGAIGLVLVLLYSLLYYRVLGLLTALSLAASGAMIFAILVILGRQINYTLDLAGIAGLIIGIGTTADSFVVFFERIKDEIREGRSFRSAVPRGWVRARKTIVSGNAVTFLAAAVLYALAIGQVRGFAFTLGLTTVLDIVVVFLVTWPLVYLASKSPTLAKPAYNGLGAVQQVARERRASAQVKTGRG is encoded by the coding sequence GTGGCATCGTCTTCGGCGCCGGTGCACCCTGCCCGCTACCTGTCGGTCTTCTTGTTATTGCTCGTCGGCGTCTACCTGCTGGTGTTTCTCACCGGGGACAAGCGGGCCGCCCCCAAGCTCGGTATCGACCTGCAGGGCGGCACCCGCGTCACGCTGACCGCGCGCACCCCCGACGGCTCGAAACCCAGCCGTGAGGCGTTGGCGCAGGCCCAGCAGATCATCGGCGCCCGGGTCAACGGGCTCGGCGTCTCCGGTTCGGAGGTCGTCGTCGACGGCGACAACCTGATCATCACGGTCCCCGGGAACGACGGCAGCCAGGCCCGCAACCTGGGCCAGACCGCCCGCCTCTACATCCGGCCGGTGCTCAACTCGATGCCCGCCCAGGGCGCCGAGCCAAAGCCGCCAGCGCGCCAGCCCGCGCCCGCTCAACCGGCTCCCGGTCAGCCCGCTCCCGCTCAACCGGCGCCCGGTCAGCCCGCGCCCGGTCAACCGGCGCCCGGTCAGCCCGCGCCCGGTCAACCGGCGCCCGGTCAGCCCGCTCCCGCCCAACCGGCTCCCGCCCACCCGGGCGCTCAGCCGCGCCCGTATCCGCAGGACCCACCGCCGACGCCCAGCCCGGCACCCCCGGCGCCCGGCGCGCCCGCACCAGCGCCCGCGCCCGCCGCGCCGGCCGAAGAGGCCCCGCCCGCCGAAGCGCCCGCGCCGCCCGATCCGCGCAAGGAACTCGCCGACCGCATCGCCGAGGAGAAGAAGTGGCGCCAGAGCACGCGGCAGGGCATTCAGTTCCTCGCCCTGCAGTTCCAGGCGACCCGCTGCGACAAAGAAGACATCCTGGCCGGCAATGACGATCCGGCCCTGCCGCTGGTCACCTGCTCGACCGACCACAAGGTCGCCTACCTGCTGGGCCCGTCGATCATCAGCGGTGACCAGATCCAGGACGCCAGCGCGAGCCAGAACCAGCGCGGCATCGGCTACGTCGTCGACCTGCAGTTCAAGTCCGGCGCGGCCAGCACCTGGGCCGACTTCACCGCCGCGCACATCGGTACCCAGACCGCGTTCACCCTGGACTCGCAGGTGGTCAGCGCACCGATGATCCAGGAAGCCATTCCCGGCGGCCGGACCCAGATCAGCGGTGGCGATCCGCCGTTCACCGCCGCGACCGCCAAGCAGCTGGCCAACGTCCTCAAATACGGATCGCTGCCGCTGTCCTTCGAATCGTCGGAGGCCCAAACCGTCTCGGCCACACTGGGATTGACCTCGCTACGGGCCGGGCTGATCGCGGGTGCGATCGGCTTGGTCCTGGTGCTGCTGTACTCGCTGCTCTACTACCGGGTGCTGGGATTGCTCACGGCCCTGTCGCTGGCCGCTTCCGGGGCAATGATTTTCGCGATCCTGGTGATCCTGGGCCGTCAGATCAACTACACCCTGGATCTGGCCGGCATCGCGGGTCTGATCATCGGTATCGGCACCACCGCCGACTCGTTCGTCGTCTTCTTCGAGCGCATCAAAGACGAGATCCGCGAAGGCCGATCGTTCCGCTCGGCGGTGCCACGCGGCTGGGTGCGGGCCCGCAAGACGATCGTGTCGGGTAACGCCGTCACCTTCCTGGCCGCCGCGGTGCTCTACGCGCTGGCCATCGGCCAGGTGCGCGGATTCGCCTTCACGCTGGGCCTCACCACGGTCCTCGACATCGTGGTGGTGTTCCTGGTGACCTGGCCGCTGGTGTACCTGGCGTCCAAGTCCCCGACGCTGGCAAAGCCGGCCTACAACGGCCTGGGTGCCGTTCAGCAGGTCGCCCGCGAACGCCGGGCTTCGGCGCAGGTCAAGACGGGACGGGGATAA
- the yajC gene encoding preprotein translocase subunit YajC yields MQSLILFLPFLLIMGGFMYLASRRQKRAMQATIDLHESLRPGDRVHTTSGLLATVVAITDDNVDLEIAPGVVTTWMKLAVRDRILPDDDEDLADGDDSADEDSITKDF; encoded by the coding sequence ATGCAAAGTTTGATCCTGTTCCTGCCGTTCCTGCTCATCATGGGCGGGTTCATGTACTTGGCGTCGCGCCGCCAGAAGCGCGCGATGCAGGCCACCATCGACCTGCACGAGTCGCTGCGTCCCGGCGACCGGGTGCACACCACGTCGGGCCTGCTGGCCACCGTCGTCGCGATCACGGACGACAACGTCGACCTGGAGATCGCCCCCGGCGTGGTGACCACCTGGATGAAGCTGGCGGTCCGCGACCGGATCCTGCCCGACGACGACGAAGACCTGGCCGACGGCGACGACTCCGCCGACGAGGACTCCATCACCAAGGATTTCTGA
- the gabT gene encoding 4-aminobutyrate--2-oxoglutarate transaminase, which yields MASLEQTRQLVTEIPGPASLELTKRRAAAVSRAVNVSVPVFVKRAGGGIIEDVDGNRLIDLGSGIAVTTIGNSSPRVVEAVRAQVAEFTHTCFMVTPYESYVAVAETLNRITPGSGEKRSVLFNSGAEAVENAIKVARAYTRKPAVVAFNHAYHGRTNLTMALTAKSAPYKSGFGPFAPEVYRAPLSYPYRDGLIDKELATDGEKAAARTINVIDSQIGADNLAALLIEPIQGEGGFIVPAEGFLPTLLDWCRKNDVVFIADEVQTGFARSGAMFACEHEGIEPDLICTAKAIADGLPLSAVTGRAQIMDAPHVGGLGGTFGGNPLACAAALATIETIENDGLIERARQLERLITEPLLRLQAGDDRIGDVRGRGAMIAIELVKSGTSEPDKELTQKLTVAAAAAGVIVLTCGMYGNIIRLLPPLTISDELLAEGIDILGGLLRDL from the coding sequence GTGGCCAGCCTCGAGCAGACGCGCCAGCTGGTCACCGAGATCCCCGGTCCGGCATCGCTGGAACTGACCAAGCGCCGGGCGGCGGCGGTGTCGCGCGCGGTGAACGTGTCGGTGCCGGTCTTCGTGAAGCGCGCCGGCGGCGGCATCATCGAGGACGTCGACGGCAACCGGCTGATCGACCTCGGTTCCGGCATCGCGGTGACCACCATCGGCAACTCGTCGCCCCGGGTGGTCGAAGCGGTGCGCGCGCAGGTGGCCGAGTTCACCCATACCTGCTTCATGGTGACGCCCTACGAGTCCTACGTCGCGGTCGCCGAGACGCTCAATCGGATCACCCCGGGCTCGGGTGAGAAGCGCTCGGTGCTGTTCAACTCAGGCGCCGAGGCGGTCGAGAACGCCATCAAGGTCGCGCGCGCGTACACCCGCAAGCCCGCCGTGGTGGCGTTCAACCACGCCTACCACGGCCGCACCAACCTGACCATGGCGCTGACCGCCAAGTCGGCCCCCTACAAGAGCGGTTTCGGCCCGTTCGCGCCGGAGGTTTACCGCGCGCCACTGTCCTACCCCTACCGGGACGGCCTGATCGACAAGGAACTAGCCACCGACGGGGAAAAGGCCGCCGCGCGCACCATCAACGTGATCGACAGCCAGATCGGCGCCGACAATCTGGCCGCCCTTCTCATCGAGCCCATCCAGGGCGAGGGCGGGTTCATCGTTCCGGCCGAGGGCTTCCTGCCCACCCTGCTGGACTGGTGCCGCAAGAACGACGTGGTGTTCATCGCCGACGAGGTGCAGACCGGGTTCGCGCGCTCCGGCGCCATGTTCGCGTGCGAGCACGAGGGCATCGAGCCCGACCTGATCTGCACCGCCAAGGCCATCGCCGACGGACTGCCACTGTCGGCGGTCACCGGCCGGGCGCAGATCATGGACGCGCCGCACGTCGGCGGTTTGGGCGGCACCTTCGGCGGAAACCCACTGGCTTGTGCGGCCGCGTTGGCCACCATCGAGACGATCGAGAACGACGGATTGATCGAACGGGCTCGGCAGTTGGAACGGCTGATCACCGAACCACTGCTGCGCCTGCAGGCCGGCGACGACCGGATTGGCGACGTGCGAGGCCGAGGCGCCATGATCGCCATCGAACTGGTGAAGTCGGGAACCTCCGAGCCCGACAAAGAACTGACGCAGAAGTTGACCGTCGCGGCCGCCGCGGCCGGTGTGATCGTCCTGACCTGCGGCATGTACGGCAACATCATTCGCCTGCTGCCGCCGCTGACCATCAGTGACGAGCTGCTGGCCGAGGGCATCGACATCCTCGGCGGACTCCTGCGCGACCTGTAA